The window GATGGAAAAACTCTTCCAATAAATCAAGAAATTGAAAAAAATATAAGTTATAATATAAAAGGATTCACAAGAGTTGGAGAACACAACCCTTATTCTGATAGACCTTATGAAGCTCAATCTATATTCAAAGATTATAAAAATAATTTTGGAATAACATCTATTCTTGAATCAATATATACTTATACTGGCGGAAATCACGGAATGACAGGTTTTACTTCCTATAATATTTCTAATAAAACTGGAAAAAATTTAAAATTTAATGATATCTTTAGAAGAGGAGCAAGAGAATATTTTGAAAAAGAGATTAGAGATAATATAATCAAAGATGTAAAAGTTAACAAAGAAAAAACAAAATATTTTAGAGATTCATCTACAAGATTTGTTGATCTTGACAATGCTGTTATTTTCTTTAGAGGGGATAATTTAGTAATCAGATACCAACAATACGCAATCGCCCCTTATTCATCAGGAACACCAGAATTTGAATTTTCAAAAGAAGAAATAAAAGAATTTTTAAAGGAGATTTAGTATGGGAGCTTTAACAGGACTTAAAATTTTAGATTTTTCTACACTTTTACCAGGACCTTATGCAACACTTATGTTATCTGATTTGGGGGCTGATGTTATAAAAATTTCTTCTCCAGATAAAAAAGATATAGTTGCTGACTATCCCCCATATATAGAGGGAACAGATATTACAGCCAATCAAGCTTGGCTTGGGAGAAATAAAAAAAATCTATTTTTAAATTTAAAAACTGAAAAATCAAAAGAGATAATTCATAAACTTATAATGGAATATGATATAATTATTGAACAATTTAGACCGGGAGTTATGAAAAGACTTGGACTTGATTATGAAACTTTAAAAGAAATCAATCCAAAAATTATCTATTGTTCATTGACTGGTTACGGACAAACAGGGGCTTTAAAAAATAATGCTGGTCACGATATAAATTATCTTTCTAGAAGTGGAAATATGAATTACTCTGGTAAAAAATCCACTGGACCAGTTCTTACAAGTATGCAAATTGCTGATATTGGAGTAGGATCTTTAAACTCTGTAATTGGTATTCTTTCTGCTGTATATTATAGAACTCAAACTGGAAAGGGACAATATATAGATATTTCTATGTTTGACGGACTTGTATCTTTTAATGCTATGGAAGGAGCAAGTTTTTTAGTAAATGGTATTGAGCCAAAAAGGGAAGAAACAAGATTAAACGGTGGAAGTGCTTATGATTTCTACGAAACTAAAGATGGAAGATATCTAAGTGTTGGATCTTTAGAGCCAAAATTCTGGAAAAATTTCTGTGAATGTATTGAGCTACCTCAATTAATAGAAAAAACTGTTATGCCTAATGATGTAGAAAATATGAAAAATATCATAAGAGAAAGACTTCTTACAAAAACTTTAAAAGAATGGCTTGAAATTTTTGATGGAAAAGATGTTTGTGTAGAACCTGTTCTTACAATGAAAGAAGCTCTTTTGGAAGATGAACATATAAAAGATAGAAAATTAGTGGTTGATGTAGAAGTTCCTAATTCAAATGGAAAAGTTATTAAACAGATGGCATCTCCTATTAAACTTTCTGAATGTCCAGTAAATTATAAAGAAACTGGTTATCCTTTAGGATACCATACTGAATCTATTTTAAAAAATTTAGGATATTCTGACGAAGAGATATCTAATATGAAAACAGAAAATGTAGTAGATCTATATGTTAAAAAATAAATATTATAAATCACCAATAGGTGTTATTAATATTCTATATTCAGAAGAGGGAATTTTTAAGATAACTCTTGTGGAGAATGTTCCTATAGATTATTATTTTGAAGAAAGAAAAAATGATTTAGGAGATAAGGTTATATCAGAGCTTAAAGAGTATTTTAATGGACAGAGAAAAGATTTTGATTTGCCTCTTATAATTCAAGGAACAGATTTTCAGAGAGCAGTTTGGGAAGAACTTAAAAAGATAAATTATGGAGAGATAAAAACTTATAGTGATATAGCAAAAAATATAGGAAAACCTAATGCTTGTAGAGCTGTAGGAAATGCTAATAATAAAAATCCATTTATGATAGTTATTCCTTGCCACAGAGTTGTTGGAAAAAATAAAAATTCTGGTGGTTATGCTTTTGGAGTAGATATAAGAGATAAACTTTTAGAACTTGAAAAATTACATAAATAGAAAAAGGAGCAGGATTTTTTCCAACTCCTTTATTTTTTATTTTGTAAATATTTTATTATTTAGAGTTTTTAGCTCTCATAA of the Fusobacterium perfoetens genome contains:
- a CDS encoding DUF3298 and DUF4163 domain-containing protein, translated to MKKGILIYLLTSAVCLANIKVDTIKKSETTKKYTYEFSYPSLSLDGKTLPINQEIEKNISYNIKGFTRVGEHNPYSDRPYEAQSIFKDYKNNFGITSILESIYTYTGGNHGMTGFTSYNISNKTGKNLKFNDIFRRGAREYFEKEIRDNIIKDVKVNKEKTKYFRDSSTRFVDLDNAVIFFRGDNLVIRYQQYAIAPYSSGTPEFEFSKEEIKEFLKEI
- a CDS encoding CaiB/BaiF CoA transferase family protein; the protein is MGALTGLKILDFSTLLPGPYATLMLSDLGADVIKISSPDKKDIVADYPPYIEGTDITANQAWLGRNKKNLFLNLKTEKSKEIIHKLIMEYDIIIEQFRPGVMKRLGLDYETLKEINPKIIYCSLTGYGQTGALKNNAGHDINYLSRSGNMNYSGKKSTGPVLTSMQIADIGVGSLNSVIGILSAVYYRTQTGKGQYIDISMFDGLVSFNAMEGASFLVNGIEPKREETRLNGGSAYDFYETKDGRYLSVGSLEPKFWKNFCECIELPQLIEKTVMPNDVENMKNIIRERLLTKTLKEWLEIFDGKDVCVEPVLTMKEALLEDEHIKDRKLVVDVEVPNSNGKVIKQMASPIKLSECPVNYKETGYPLGYHTESILKNLGYSDEEISNMKTENVVDLYVKK
- a CDS encoding methylated-DNA--[protein]-cysteine S-methyltransferase encodes the protein MLKNKYYKSPIGVINILYSEEGIFKITLVENVPIDYYFEERKNDLGDKVISELKEYFNGQRKDFDLPLIIQGTDFQRAVWEELKKINYGEIKTYSDIAKNIGKPNACRAVGNANNKNPFMIVIPCHRVVGKNKNSGGYAFGVDIRDKLLELEKLHK